A window from Salvia miltiorrhiza cultivar Shanhuang (shh) chromosome 2, IMPLAD_Smil_shh, whole genome shotgun sequence encodes these proteins:
- the LOC131008375 gene encoding uncharacterized protein LOC131008375 — protein sequence MNIIVWNVRGLTDESRCLLKEHSRSFNPVIIGIVEPKVDFSKVPANYWHSINMVARHQNSRHRMCSNIWLLAHPSVATTVVWSSDQTIITDCVWNSFSFRIAVVHGSNCPMDRRKLWIDLLNHTNGSTIFMGDFNAVKGAHERISTVSPNRQSCRDFCEFIEATQFIEPPTSGLKFTWSGRRFLPRHVESLIDRVLVSDSFAQNWRAINTHVLPRVTSDHSPLVFQCSGSEVRRRNSFRFLTMWTSHDNFLEVVEQSWNQQIQTRCPIFRVMAKLRRLRGVLKSWNKEVFGNVDVSIGEMGDKLAEIQERISASGYTDELFNEEIAAQAGLNVILSRKNEFLRQKSRINWLQDGDRNSSFFHNMIKFRKQHLNIGHLQIDGVVTTDSGRIERHIIDYFSQLFKETDNRWVETVELEAIIEHSISDNHNDMLISLPEEVEISAAVHSMESSSAPRPDGFSGAFFHSCWKIVKDDVVSAVRAFFRKSYLPNGCNASTLILIPKKEEVVTVADLRPIILSNFFFKIISKILASRRSVIAARCVSNNQFGFIAGRSIHDCIMLGSEGFNCMKRVNRGSNMACKIDIRKAFDTMSWSFILQVLRVFGFHEKFVNWISIIFHSARISILYNGQLSGYFS from the coding sequence ATGAATATTATTGTCTGGAACGTCCGGGGGCTTACGGACGAATCTAGATGTCTTTTAAAGGAGCATTCTCGCTCTTTTAATCCCGTTATTATTGGTATTGTGGAACCTAAAGTGGATTTCAGCAAAGTTCCTGCTAATTATTGGCATTCCATCAACATGGTTGCTCGGCATCAAAATTCCCGCCATCGGATGTGCTCGAACATTTGGCTCCTGGCACATCCCTCAGTTGCCACGACTGTCGTTTGGTCCTCGGATCAGACGATCATTACAGATTGCGTCTGGAATTCTTTCTCCTTTCGCATTGCTGTTGTTCATGGATCTAACTGCCCTATGGATCGTCGAAAGCTGTGGATTGATCTTCTTAATCACACAAATGGCTCCACCATTTTTATGGGTGATTTTAATGCTGTGAAAGGAGCGCACGAACGTATTAGTACGGTTAGCCCCAATCGCCAGTCGTGTAGGGATTTCTGCGAGTTCATTGAAGCTACGCAATTTATCGAACCGCCCACTTCGGGGCTTAAGTTTACCTGGTCTGGGCGTCGGTTTCTTCCTCGACATGTTGAGTCTTTGATTGACCGTGTGCTGGTCTCGGACTCGTTTGCTCAGAATTGGAGGGCGATTAACACTCATGTCTTGCCAAGGGTCACCTCAGATCATTCGCCGCTGGTCTTTCAATGCTCTGGGTCGGAAGTCCGAAGAAGGAACTCTTTTAGGTTCCTGACTATGTGGACTTCTCATGATAATTTTTTGGAAGTGGTGGAACAGTCTTGGAACCAACAGATACAGACGCGGTGTCCTATTTTTCGGGTGATGGCGAAGCTCCGGAGGTTGCGTGGGGTCCTTAAGTCTTGGAATAAGGAGGTCTTCGGCAATGTGGATGTTTCTATAGGTGAGATGGGCGACAAGCTTGCTGAGATACAGGAGAGGATTTCTGCCTCAGGTTACACGGATGAGTTATTCAATGAGGAGATCGCGGCTCAGGCTGGTTTGAATGTCATTCTTTCTCGCAAGAATGAATTTTTGAGACAAAAAAGCAGAATCAATTGGCTTCAAGACGGTGATCGCAACTCGTCTTTCTTTCATAACATGATCAAGTTCAGAAAACAACACCTCAATATTGGTCACCTGCAAATCGATGGAGTTGTTACTACTGACTCTGGGCGGATTGAGCGACATATTATCGATTACTTTTCTCAGCTTTTTAAGGAGACGGATAATCGTTGGGTTGAGACGGTGGAACTTGAGGCAATTATTGAGCATTCTATTTCTGATAATCACAATGATATGCTTATTAGCCTTCCAGAGGAGGTGGAGATCTCGGCGGCGGTGCACAGTATGGAGTCGTCTAGCGCCCCTAGACCTGATGGATTCTCAGGGGCTTTTTTCCATTCTTGTTGGAAGATCGTGAAGGATGATGTTGTTAGCGCGGTTCGTGCTTTCTTTAGAAAATCATACTTGCCGAATGGGTGCAATGCCAGTACTCTAATTCTTATCCCGAAGAAGGAAGAGGTGGTAACGGTAGCTGATCTTCGTCCGATCATTCTTTCGAATTTCTTTTTCAAGATTATCTCTAAAATTCTTGCTTCTCGGCGAAGTGTGATTGCTGCTCGCTGTGTCTCGAATAACCAGTTTGGTTTTATTGCGGGTCGTTCGATTCATGATTGTATCATGTTGGGATCAGAGGGATTCAACTGTATGAAACGGGTGAATCGTGGATCTAATATGGCTTGCAAAATTGATATTCGGAAAGCTTTTGATACTATGAGCTGGAGTTTTATCCTTCAAGTGCTTAGGGTTTTCGGTTTTCATGAGAAATTCGTGAACtggatttctattatttttcaCTCCGCCAGGATTTCGATTCTTTATAATGGGCAGTTAAGTGGTTATTTCAGTTGA
- the LOC131012185 gene encoding LOW QUALITY PROTEIN: 2-oxoglutarate-dependent dioxygenase DAO-like (The sequence of the model RefSeq protein was modified relative to this genomic sequence to represent the inferred CDS: deleted 1 base in 1 codon): MSSSSSIPVIDFEDFPSQSHKLLQASQDWGCFRLINHTISINLMAEMKAAVRALLDLPAEIKRRNKDVIAGSGYVAPSKTNPLYEGLGLYDIASPESVHHFCSELEASPSQRETIVKYSAAVHELAMELGRMLCRSLGLDMDVFHGWPFQFRINKYNFSVESVGSAGVKLNTDSGFLTILQDDEHVGGLEVFDERSGEFVAVDPLAGSLLVNFGDVAKVWSNGRFCNVRHRVQCKEEAVRISIALFVLGPKEAAIEAPLELVDAEHPRLFVPFTFEDYRKFRLSTGLRAGEALADLLRDASS, from the exons atgAGTAGTAGTTCTAGCATCCCAGTGATTGATTTCGAGGATTTCCCATCGCAATCGCACAAACTGCTGCAAGCATCCCAGGATTGGGGATGCTTCAGGCTCATCAATCACACCATTTCCATAAATTTAATGGCGGAGATGAAGGCTGCAGTGAGAGCTCTTCTCGATCTTCCCGCCGAAATCAAACGGAGGAACAAAGACGTCATCGCCGGCAGCGGATACGTCGCGCCGTCCAAAACCAATCCGCTCTACGAAGGATTGGGTCTTTATGATATCGCCTCGCCGGAATCCGTCCATCACTTTTGCTCTGAACTCGAAGCTTCTCCCTCGCAAAG AGAGACCATTGTTAAGTACTCTGCAGCTGTCCATGAACTGGCGATGGAGTTAGGTCGGATGCTGTGCCGAAGCTTAGGATTAGACATGGATGTGTTCCATGGATGGCCTTTCCAGTTTAGGATAAACAAGTACAACTTCAGTGTTGAGAGTGTGGGATCAGCCGGGGTT AAACTCAACACAGATTCAGGATTCTTGACCATTCTGCAAGATGATGAACACGTCGGTGGCCTAGAGGTGTTCGATGAGAGATCTGGGGAGTTCGTTGCTGTCGATCCGTTGGCAGGATCACTTCTAGTCAACTTCGGAGATGTTGCCAAG GTGTGGAGCAATGGGAGGTTTTGCAACGTAAGGCATCGGGTGCAATGCAAAGAAGAAGCAGTGAGGATTTCGATTGCTTTGTTCGTGTTGGGGCCCAAGGAGGCAGCGATAGAAGCGCCATTGGAGCTGGTGGATGCCGAGCACCCGCGCCTCTTCGTGCCTTTCACATTTGAGGACTACAGGAAGTTCCGGCTCTCCACCGGACTGCGTGCCGGCGAAGCTCTGGCGGATCTGCTGCGAGACGCCTCAAGCTAG
- the LOC131008376 gene encoding uncharacterized protein LOC131008376 — protein MSAQTIRKSVEKFVQGVVHNFSGEYLRRPTEEDLAYLLYVGAQRGFPGSRNDINVLHQLPVFSDILEGRAPKVSYVINGHEKDMGYYLTDGIYPSWAAFVKSVNGPQTRKHQLFAQHQEAARKDVERAFGILQARFNFIKRPCLMWDRDMMRKVMLACIIMHNMIVEDERHTYLNYCDPTKFMEVRRFNSQSGDVEANDDPNFEFSTERIASLESYMRNRTQLRNREAHNALKNDLIEHIWQKFGDDN, from the exons ATGAGCGCACAAACTATAAGAAAATCAGTTGAAAAATTCGTGCAAGGTGTAGTTCACAACTTCAGTGGGGAGTACCTCAGAAGGCCAACCGAAGAAGATCTTGCTTATCTATTGTATGTTGGTGCTCAACGCGGTTTTCCTG GTTCGAGAAATGATATCAACGTGCTTCACCAATTGCCTGTTTTCTCAGATATATTGGAAGGTCGAGCACCAAaggttagttatgtgataaatgGCCATGAAAAAGATATGGGATATTATCTCACTGATGGTATATATCCTTCATGGGCAGCATTTGTCAAATCTGTTAATGGTCCACAAACTCGAAAACATCAACTGTTTGCTCAACATCAAGAGGCTGCTCGAAAAGATGTTGAGCGAGCATTTGGAATTTTACAAGCTCGTTTCAATTTTATCAAACGACCATGTCTCATGTGGGATCGTGATATGATGAGAAAAGTAATGCTTGCTTGCATCATTATGCACAATATGATAGTGGAAGACGAGCGACATACTTACTTAAATTACTGTGATCCAACAAAATTTATGGAAGTTAGAAGGTTTAATAGCCAAAGTGGAGATGTTGAAGCTAATGATGAtcctaattttgaattttccaCGGAACGGATTGCAAGTCTTGAAAGCTATATGAGGAACAGGACACAACTTCGTAACAGGGAAGCTCACAATGCTCTTAAAAATGACTTGATCGAGCATATTTGGCAAAAGTTTGGCGATGATAATTAA